Part of the Paludisphaera borealis genome, CGACGATCAGGTTCCGGTCGAAGCGGACCAGTTCCTCCATCGCCTTGGGGCCGTGATACACGATCTTGAGGAAGTCCGGCCGACCCGCCGGGGCGACGCCCGCCAGCATCCGGGTGATCATGTCGTTGAGGTAGTGTGGCACGATCGCGGGATCGAGGCCGGTCGCGACGTTCGGGTCGAAGACTTCGAGGAAGTAGCGAAAGCCCTTGCGCTCGGCCTCTTCGCGAAACGCGTGGAACCTTTCGAGCGTCTCCACGTCGCGCCGGAGGTCGTTGTTGAAGGTGACGCTGTAGAGCCCGAGGTTCGCTCCGCGCGTGCGCTCCTCGGGCGAGCAATCGAGGTGGCCGCACTGGGCGTGGTCGATGCTGGCGGTGCGGAAGGGCCGCGAGGCCTCGGCGGCGTAGGACGAGCCGCGCGCCAGGTGGATGTCGGTCGTGTCGTTGGCGCGGATCGCCGGGGTGACGGCCGTGCCGTCGAACAGCCGCTCGCCGAACGTCAACGCGTAATTCGAACTCGCCGACATGAGCATGATGTCGACCAGACCCTGACGGGTGATCAGCCGCATTTGCTCGCGGTACTGTTCAAGCGTCTTGAACCGCACCTCGCCCGCGTGCAACTCGGGCGACTGTCCCGGTGCGCCCAGGCCCGTCGCCATGTCGGCGTCCTTGGCGTCGGCGAGGATGAACTCGCCGCAGTTCGGATTCGCGTGAATGGCCGCGAGTTTTCGATCGAGCGACTTGATCATCTCAGCGGCCCCCTCGGCCGTTGCCGTTGCCCAGTCCGGAAATCGTCACCCGCGAGCTGCCGCTCACGACGTTGCCGCCGCCCGAACCCATCGTCACTCGCACCGGGCGGGGGCCGGACTCGGCCGGCTTGCTGGACGACCCCGCGACGGCCTTGCCGGCGGCCTTGGGATTGGTCTTGAGCACCTGATCGATGGTCTCGCGAAGCACCTGCGCCGAGTGCTGAAGCGCCGAGGTTTCCTTCGGCCACAGCTCGATTTCAAGCTGCGACTGCACGCCCGAGCGGCCGACGACTGTGGGGACCGAGATGCAGACGTCGCGCATCCCGTACTGGCCGTTGACCAGCGACGAGACCGGCAGGATGCGCCGAGAGTCGAGGGCGATGGCGTGGACGACCTCGCGGATCGACAGGCCGACGGCGAAGCCCGCGCCACCTTTGAGCTTGATGACCTCGGCGCCGCTCCCCTTGGTCTTCGTGAACAGAGCGTCGGCCGTCGACGCGTTCCAGCCGGGGAACTTCTCCAGCGGCAGGCCGGCGGCCTGGGCGGCCGACCAGATGGGGACCATGCTGTCGCCGTGCTCGCCGAGGATCGTCGCCGTGACCTGGGTCGCGGGCAGCTTCAGGTGGTCGGCGATCAGGCTGCGGAACCGGGCCGAGTCGAGCTGGGTCCCCAGGCCGATCACCTGCGAGGCGGGCAGGCCGAGCTGCGTCGTCGCCAGGTACGTCAGGACGTCGACGGGGTTCGAGACCACCAGGATGATCGCCTCCCGCTTCAGGCCGGCCGATTTGACGCTGCCGAGGATGCTCAGGAACAGCTCGACGTTGCGATTGATCAAGTCGAGGCGGCTCTCGTCAGGCTTGCGACGGAGGCCCGCCGTGATCACGACGACGTCGCTTTCGGGGATGGCCTCGTAGCCCGTGGCCCGAATCCGCTGGTCGGCCACCAGCGACGCGCCGTGCAGCAGGTCGAGGGCCTGGCCCTTGCAGCCGTCGGCGTTGAGGTCCATCAGGTCGAGACCGCTGACGAGGCCCCCGCACTGGAGGGCGTAAGCCGCGCACGACCCGACCAGGCCGCCGCCGCCGATGATGCTGACCTTCATTGAGTCGTTCTCCTAGGCGTTGCTGTTGGCTTGTATGGGGGTGGTCACTTGCCGGTGCCGCTGAGGGCGCTCATGACCTGTTCGGTGATCGACCGGACCAGGGCGTCGACGTCGGGGCTCGATACGCCGCCGTTTCCGTTCGACGACGGCTGGGCCTGGGCCTTGGGGGCCGCGACGGCCGCCGGGGCGTCGTGGGAGTGGCACGAGCAGGCGTTGGATTCGCCCGACTGGGTCGCCTGGTTGAGCAACTTGGGATGGATGAAGACGCGGGGCTCGGGGCTGAAGTCGCCGTAGCCTTCGCGGAACAGGCTGTTGCCGCAGAGGTCGCAGTTTTCGAGCCCGAGCCCGAGCCGGGGGTCGGGGATGCCGAGACCGGGCTTGAGCCTGAGCAGTTCGGCGGCCTTCTCGTCCGAGTAGTAGTTCACCCGGCCGAGCTGCTTGGCCAGCAGCAGAATCCGGCAGTAGGCGTCGATGATCTCGGTCTTGAAGTAGGCGTCTTCGAGGTCGATGCCCGAGGTGATCGTGCCGTGGTTGGCCAGCAGGATCGTGTCGGTGTCCTTGGCGTACGGCAGGATCGTGTCGGCGAACTTCTGGCCGCCGGGGGTCTCATAAGGGGAGATGGCGACCTCGCCCAGGAAGACCTCGATCTCGGGGAGCACGCACTTGGGGATCGGCTCCTTGGCGACGGCGAAGGCCGTGGCGTGGGGCGGGTGGCAGTGGACGACCGAGCGGATGTCGGGCCGAGCCTTCATGTAGGTCAGGTGGAGCAGCATCTCGCTCGAACGCTTCCGCTTGCCGGAGATCTGCTTGCCTTCGAGGTCGATGATGCACAGGTCGTCGGGCTTCATGAAGCCCTTCGAGACGCGGGTCGGCGTGCAGAGGACGCGGTCCTCGCTCAGCCGGTAGCTGATGTTGCCGTCGTTGGCCGCCGCGAAACCCTTGGCGTAGATCCGCCGGCCGATCTCGCACATCTGCTCCCGCAGCTTCCACTCGTTCATGACGTTGCCGTTCGTGCTCATGGCTTGCCCCTCGCCGTCGTCAGAAGTTTTCCGGGATTCGTATCGTTTGTTTCGTCTGCGATTCAGAATGAGAGCTGGTCGATCAGGCACGCGCAGTAGGCGTCGATCGGCGTCTTTTGCTTGCCGAACGGGTTTGCGGCCTCGCCGCCCTCGCTGAGGCCGATCAAGGCGCCGACTCCCGCGCCCAGCCGGTCGTACACGACGACCTCGTCGCCGCGCTCCGGACCGCCGTCCCTCAAGGCCGACAGCGGCATGGGCAACGCCAGGGCGAACCGGCCGCCGCGGAGGCTGGGATGCGACCGAGACAGCGTGACCCGACCGATGACTTCGGCGATCCTCATCCTTCCGTCTCCTTCAGCCATGACGGCCGTTCGGCGAACCGAGGCGCTCCGGCCTGTCGGAAGGCGGTCGCCAGTTGCTTGATCCACGACAGCGATTTGCCGGTCGGCTCGACCACGATCAGGTTCGCGCCCATCGACCGCGAGGCGCGGTGGACGTCGGCCGGCTCGGCGGCGACCGCCGCGCGAACTCCGGGGGCCTGGCAGGCTCGCCAGACCGCGAGCGCCCCGTCGGTCGTCACCAGGAGCGCGCCTCGTCCCTCGCCAGCCTGAATCCAGCCCGAAAGATCGTCGAGCGCCGGCCCTAGCTCGGTCCAGCGGCCGGCGTCTTCCAGCAACGACCGTCGCAGAGCGTGAAGGTATCCGAGGTCGGAGTCGATCGCGAACGCCCATTCGCCGCGCGCCGACGCCCCGAACTCCGTGAGACCCGCGAGCTGGATGACGACGCCTTGCCGCTTCATCAGGTCGCGGGCCAGGGGGGTGACGACCGTTCCGGGGGCGATCCGGACCACCCGCGTTCCGGGCGAAAGCGTCTCGGCGTGACGGAGCGAGAACAGCCGATCGGCGAACACCGGGGCCGACGCGCGTTGCGCCGGCCGCGTCGCCGCGTGCAGCTCGGCGAGGACCGTCCGGACGGCCGCGTCGACGATCGAGATCGGGTCGGGGCCGAACGACGGCGAACCGAAGGCGCGCGGCGACGGCGGCAGGCTGGCGCCCCGCGTCCCGACCGCGATCCGACTGTTCAACGTCGACTGCAACATCAGAAAAACGTCCTCGATCAACCTGTGCTTATCTGCGATCCGGAACCGCCAGGACGCTCCAGCGCCCCGGCGAGTTGATTCCGACCATTTCCCGGAGAATTTTCGCGTCGGTCGTGCACATCACCAGGTCGCCTCGGCCGGCGCCCAACCGATCGAAGACCAGGACGGGTTCGCCGTCCGGGCCGCCGTCGGCGGTTTCAAGCTGAACGACGAGCAGCCGTTCACCCTGAAACGTCGGGTCTTTCACCGTGGAGGTCGCCGTTCCGACGACTTGGCCGAGCTGCATCGAACCAGGCTCCTGATGACGGAAGGTCAGGCGAACCGCAAGCCGCCGGTGACGGCGGTCCGGCGCTGGCGGCAGAAGGTCAGGGGGGTGGTGACGCCCTCGCCGGTCGGGCCGGCGATCGAGAACGAAGGGACGCCTTCGCCGCCGGCGCCCAGCCCCGCGATGCTCGGGCCGTTGATGACGAAGATCGTGCAGTCCATCACCTTGCCCATCTTCGACATCACCGAGACGTCGCGCGAGTGGAGCACGGCGGTGTGGCCGAAGTCGTGTTCGCTCTCCTTCGCCAGGGCGATGGCGCGGTCGACGTTCGGGACCTTCACGAACGGCACGAAGGGCATCATCTGCTCTTCCTGCACGAACGGATGGTCGAAGCCGGTTTCGCCGTAAAGGAGCTGCGTGCCTTCGGGAACCCTGATGCCCGCG contains:
- a CDS encoding malate dehydrogenase — encoded protein: MKVSIIGGGGLVGSCAAYALQCGGLVSGLDLMDLNADGCKGQALDLLHGASLVADQRIRATGYEAIPESDVVVITAGLRRKPDESRLDLINRNVELFLSILGSVKSAGLKREAIILVVSNPVDVLTYLATTQLGLPASQVIGLGTQLDSARFRSLIADHLKLPATQVTATILGEHGDSMVPIWSAAQAAGLPLEKFPGWNASTADALFTKTKGSGAEVIKLKGGAGFAVGLSIREVVHAIALDSRRILPVSSLVNGQYGMRDVCISVPTVVGRSGVQSQLEIELWPKETSALQHSAQVLRETIDQVLKTNPKAAGKAVAGSSSKPAESGPRPVRVTMGSGGGNVVSGSSRVTISGLGNGNGRGGR
- a CDS encoding class II aldolase/adducin family protein; this translates as MSTNGNVMNEWKLREQMCEIGRRIYAKGFAAANDGNISYRLSEDRVLCTPTRVSKGFMKPDDLCIIDLEGKQISGKRKRSSEMLLHLTYMKARPDIRSVVHCHPPHATAFAVAKEPIPKCVLPEIEVFLGEVAISPYETPGGQKFADTILPYAKDTDTILLANHGTITSGIDLEDAYFKTEIIDAYCRILLLAKQLGRVNYYSDEKAAELLRLKPGLGIPDPRLGLGLENCDLCGNSLFREGYGDFSPEPRVFIHPKLLNQATQSGESNACSCHSHDAPAAVAAPKAQAQPSSNGNGGVSSPDVDALVRSITEQVMSALSGTGK
- a CDS encoding EutN/CcmL family microcompartment protein — translated: MRIAEVIGRVTLSRSHPSLRGGRFALALPMPLSALRDGGPERGDEVVVYDRLGAGVGALIGLSEGGEAANPFGKQKTPIDAYCACLIDQLSF
- a CDS encoding EutN/CcmL family microcompartment protein, encoding MQLGQVVGTATSTVKDPTFQGERLLVVQLETADGGPDGEPVLVFDRLGAGRGDLVMCTTDAKILREMVGINSPGRWSVLAVPDRR